A genomic region of uncultured Roseibium sp. contains the following coding sequences:
- the lpxD gene encoding UDP-3-O-(3-hydroxymyristoyl)glucosamine N-acyltransferase, with product MSEPRFFEFPNSIVLKMVAEWAGAEIYRGDETLEISDVAPLEDAGAGTLVFFDNTAYLKQLETTGAAACLVGRKHKDKVPENVAVLVCDDAYRSWAKVLANLFPDAMSPREPASSGVSQRAVVDPTATLEENVTIEAGAVVGADAEIGSGSVIRANAVIGFGVKIGRNCVVGPNCTVQHSVLGNRVTFHPGVCCGQDGFGYAMGPQGHLKVPQVGRVIIQDDVEVGANTTIDRGANRDTIIGEGTKIDNQVQIGHNVVVGRHCVLVSQVGLSGSCTLEDFVAIGGQTGVRGHVTIGMGAQIAAVSVVSEDLAPGGRYGGTPAKPVKQWFREVAAVRKLAERGNEP from the coding sequence ATGTCCGAGCCCAGGTTCTTCGAATTCCCGAATTCCATTGTGCTCAAGATGGTTGCCGAATGGGCAGGGGCGGAAATCTACCGTGGCGACGAGACACTCGAAATTTCGGATGTTGCTCCGCTTGAAGATGCAGGGGCCGGCACGCTCGTATTCTTTGACAACACGGCCTACCTGAAACAGCTGGAAACCACAGGGGCGGCCGCCTGTCTCGTCGGCCGGAAACACAAGGACAAGGTTCCGGAGAACGTGGCGGTTCTGGTCTGCGACGATGCCTACCGGTCCTGGGCAAAGGTGTTGGCAAACCTCTTCCCGGACGCCATGTCGCCCAGGGAGCCGGCCAGCTCAGGTGTCTCGCAAAGGGCGGTTGTCGATCCGACGGCCACACTTGAGGAAAATGTCACGATCGAGGCGGGAGCGGTTGTCGGGGCGGATGCCGAGATCGGCTCGGGCAGCGTCATTCGTGCAAACGCAGTCATCGGTTTCGGGGTAAAGATCGGCCGCAATTGCGTTGTTGGACCCAATTGCACCGTTCAGCATTCCGTTCTCGGGAACAGGGTCACGTTTCACCCGGGCGTGTGTTGCGGACAGGACGGCTTCGGCTACGCGATGGGGCCACAGGGACATCTGAAGGTTCCGCAGGTAGGGCGTGTCATCATCCAGGACGATGTCGAGGTCGGTGCCAATACGACGATTGATCGGGGTGCAAACCGGGACACCATCATCGGAGAAGGCACCAAGATCGACAATCAGGTTCAGATTGGCCACAACGTGGTTGTCGGACGGCATTGTGTTCTGGTGTCGCAGGTCGGCTTGTCCGGCAGTTGCACCCTCGAAGACTTTGTAGCGATCGGCGGCCAGACAGGTGTGCGCGGCCATGTGACGATCGGAATGGGCGCGCAGATTGCGGCCGTGAGCGTGGTTAGTGAAGACCTGGCTCCCGGCGGACGCTATGGCGGCACGCCTGCGAAGCCGGTGAAACAGTGGTTCAGGGAAGTTGCTGCCGTCAGAAAGCTTGCAGAACGCGGCAACGAACCGTAA
- the bamA gene encoding outer membrane protein assembly factor BamA, with translation MQRLQRLIRAVCLAAAVFSVGSVAPQVAGPISFVSVAEAAVARSIQVQGNTRVEDETVISYMTIVPGRSYSAFDVDESLKALYATGLFATVDITPRGSTVIVTVSENPIINRVSFEGNRKIKDDALETAVRSQPRTTLSRARVQADVQNILESYRRSGRFGASVEPKIIDRGQNRVDLVFEINEGAKTGVERISFIGNKAFSDGRLRDVIRTRETGLLSFLRSTDTYDPDRLAADEELLRRYYNQKGYADFRIVSVSADLDREQNIFYVTFTVDEGERYKIRDVELVSTIAEVDPEDLRKLVRTRSGQTFNSLRVEQSVEEITLRVSEEGYAFARVRPRGSRNYDDNTISLIYYIEEGPRAYIERINIIGNDRTREYVIRREFDIVEGDAFNRALVDKAERRLRNLDFFENVSITTQQGSAPDRVVVNVRVEEKPTGEISFGVGYSTVDGIVGDVSLTEKNFLGRGQFVKLSIGGGTDTQSYEFRFVEPFFMGRRVAFDVDVYRRVDDANDYRSFDQERTGGGFGFTLPLREEELTLRLFYNIFQEDNSDPDNESTNINNCNTNNLSLAVCDSLGTYLTSLVGYDLRYNTLDRNLDPTDGIYASFGQQFAGLGGDSYYIKTEAQARAYKEILADYGIVGSLQFRGGNIMALGDERLRVSEQFMLGGNLVRGFENQGIGPRDATTDDAIGGRFFFAATAEGTFPFPIIPKELGLSGAVFADAGSLWDADSDLVSLVENNGGRIDSNDLAIRASVGAGVRWRSPFGPIRADFAYPLVKEDSDKTQLFRLSGGTRF, from the coding sequence ATGCAGCGATTGCAGAGACTTATACGGGCCGTGTGTTTGGCGGCAGCCGTATTTTCGGTAGGGTCGGTCGCGCCGCAAGTGGCGGGACCAATTTCCTTTGTTTCGGTTGCCGAGGCAGCCGTGGCCCGAAGCATTCAGGTGCAGGGGAACACCCGCGTCGAGGATGAAACCGTCATAAGCTACATGACGATTGTCCCCGGCCGCTCCTACAGCGCCTTTGATGTGGATGAATCCCTGAAAGCGCTCTATGCGACCGGCCTGTTCGCCACTGTCGACATCACCCCTCGCGGCAGCACGGTCATCGTAACGGTTTCGGAAAATCCGATCATCAATCGCGTCTCTTTCGAAGGTAACCGGAAGATCAAGGACGACGCCCTGGAAACTGCGGTCCGTTCGCAGCCCAGGACAACGCTGTCCCGCGCCCGCGTTCAGGCGGACGTGCAGAACATTCTCGAGTCCTATCGCCGCTCTGGCCGCTTCGGTGCGTCCGTCGAGCCGAAGATCATCGACCGGGGACAAAACCGGGTCGACCTCGTCTTTGAAATCAACGAAGGTGCGAAGACGGGTGTCGAGCGCATCAGTTTCATCGGCAACAAGGCGTTCAGCGATGGCCGTCTGCGCGACGTCATTCGCACGCGCGAAACCGGTCTTCTGAGCTTCCTGCGCAGCACCGACACCTACGACCCTGACCGATTGGCCGCCGATGAGGAACTGCTTCGCCGGTATTACAATCAGAAGGGCTATGCCGATTTCCGGATTGTTTCGGTAAGCGCGGACCTCGATCGCGAGCAGAACATCTTCTACGTCACCTTCACCGTGGATGAAGGTGAGAGATACAAGATCCGCGATGTCGAACTGGTTTCGACCATCGCCGAAGTCGACCCTGAAGACCTGCGCAAGCTCGTACGTACGCGCAGCGGCCAGACCTTCAACTCCTTGCGCGTCGAGCAGTCCGTCGAAGAAATCACCCTGCGCGTTTCCGAGGAAGGATATGCGTTTGCGCGTGTCCGCCCCAGAGGGTCGCGCAACTACGACGACAACACGATTTCGCTGATCTACTACATCGAGGAAGGCCCGCGCGCCTATATCGAGCGGATCAATATCATCGGGAACGACCGGACCCGTGAATATGTCATTCGCCGCGAATTCGATATCGTGGAAGGCGATGCCTTCAACCGGGCGCTCGTGGACAAGGCCGAACGCCGTTTGCGCAACCTTGATTTCTTCGAGAACGTGTCGATCACCACGCAGCAGGGCAGCGCGCCTGACCGCGTCGTCGTCAATGTTCGCGTGGAAGAAAAACCGACGGGTGAAATCTCGTTCGGTGTCGGTTACTCGACCGTCGACGGTATCGTCGGTGACGTTTCGCTGACGGAAAAGAACTTCCTCGGCAGAGGCCAGTTCGTGAAGCTCTCCATCGGTGGCGGCACCGATACCCAGTCATATGAGTTCCGTTTCGTGGAGCCGTTCTTCATGGGACGCCGGGTAGCGTTCGACGTCGATGTCTATCGCAGGGTGGATGATGCCAACGACTACCGTTCGTTCGACCAGGAGAGAACGGGTGGCGGATTCGGCTTCACGTTGCCGCTGCGCGAAGAAGAGCTGACGCTTCGGCTGTTCTACAACATCTTCCAGGAGGACAACTCCGATCCCGACAACGAGTCGACCAACATCAACAATTGTAACACCAACAATCTGTCGCTTGCTGTTTGTGACTCGCTCGGAACCTACCTGACATCGCTCGTCGGTTACGATCTTCGCTACAACACGCTCGACCGGAACCTTGACCCCACGGATGGCATCTATGCCTCCTTCGGTCAGCAGTTTGCAGGTCTTGGCGGCGACAGCTACTACATCAAGACCGAAGCACAGGCCCGCGCCTACAAGGAAATCCTGGCTGATTACGGCATCGTCGGAAGCTTGCAGTTCCGTGGTGGTAACATCATGGCACTGGGTGACGAGCGCCTGCGGGTGTCCGAGCAGTTCATGCTTGGCGGCAACCTCGTGCGCGGCTTTGAAAACCAGGGTATCGGTCCTCGTGACGCAACGACGGATGATGCTATCGGTGGCCGGTTCTTCTTCGCGGCAACCGCTGAGGGCACGTTCCCGTTCCCGATCATTCCGAAGGAACTCGGGCTGAGCGGTGCGGTATTCGCTGATGCCGGTTCTCTTTGGGATGCGGACAGCGATCTGGTCAGTCTGGTTGAGAACAATGGCGGCAGGATCGATTCCAACGATCTGGCGATCCGCGCGTCGGTCGGTGCAGGTGTGCGGTGGAGATCGCCGTTCGGCCCGATCCGTGCCGACTTTGCCTATCCGCTCGTAAAGGAAGACTCCGACAAGACCCAGCTGTTCAGATTGAGCGGTGGTACCCGCTTCTAA
- the rseP gene encoding RIP metalloprotease RseP — translation MDLLVSAYSLVVGTIIPFLFVLTIVVFFHELGHFAVARWCNVKVDAFAVGFGREIFGWNDRKGTRWKLCMIPLGGYVKFAGDENAASVPSREIIANMSDEERKTAFIAKPVWQRAAIVAAGPLANFLLAIAIFAALFVSAGKQGLVPVVEEVFPDGAAARGGIVAGDVVKQIDGRDIHTFGELRQIVLMNANNPLVFQVERGGDLVALTVTPDAKEKEVFLGERQMAGDIGLRGSADPENVIRIQYGPLGAIAEGARETYRIMDGTVSYIWGVITQRQSADQLGGPIRVAEISGKVAEHGLIPLISLAAVLSVSIGLINLAPVPILDGGHLVFFAAEALRGKPLSERVQDVGFRIGLGLVLMLMVFVTWRDILRLVSNDS, via the coding sequence ATGGATCTCTTAGTATCTGCTTATTCCCTCGTTGTCGGAACGATCATTCCCTTTCTGTTTGTCCTGACAATCGTGGTGTTTTTCCATGAACTTGGACATTTCGCCGTTGCCCGCTGGTGCAACGTGAAGGTTGACGCGTTCGCCGTCGGGTTCGGCCGCGAGATCTTCGGCTGGAACGACCGCAAGGGTACGCGCTGGAAGTTGTGCATGATCCCGCTCGGCGGCTACGTGAAATTTGCCGGCGATGAAAACGCGGCAAGTGTTCCCAGCCGTGAAATCATCGCGAACATGAGCGACGAAGAGCGCAAGACCGCTTTCATCGCCAAGCCCGTCTGGCAACGAGCGGCGATTGTCGCCGCCGGCCCGCTGGCGAATTTCCTGCTTGCAATCGCCATCTTTGCAGCCCTGTTCGTGTCCGCCGGCAAACAGGGTTTGGTCCCGGTCGTGGAAGAGGTCTTCCCCGACGGCGCGGCGGCAAGAGGCGGTATCGTCGCCGGCGACGTTGTTAAACAGATCGACGGCCGTGACATTCACACCTTCGGCGAACTGCGCCAGATTGTCCTGATGAATGCCAACAATCCGCTGGTTTTTCAGGTGGAACGCGGGGGAGACCTCGTCGCCCTGACGGTGACGCCGGACGCCAAGGAAAAGGAAGTGTTCCTGGGCGAGCGTCAAATGGCCGGTGATATCGGTCTTCGCGGAAGTGCCGATCCGGAGAATGTCATTCGCATCCAGTACGGCCCGCTCGGAGCCATCGCGGAAGGTGCCAGGGAAACCTACAGGATCATGGACGGCACCGTCAGTTACATCTGGGGTGTGATCACCCAGCGCCAGTCCGCGGACCAGCTTGGCGGCCCGATCCGCGTTGCCGAGATTTCGGGAAAAGTCGCGGAACATGGCTTGATTCCGCTGATCTCGCTCGCGGCCGTTCTGTCGGTGAGTATCGGCCTGATCAATCTGGCACCCGTCCCGATTCTGGATGGCGGTCATCTTGTTTTCTTCGCTGCGGAAGCCTTGCGGGGCAAGCCCTTGAGCGAGCGCGTACAGGATGTCGGCTTCCGCATCGGTTTGGGCTTGGTATTAATGCTAATGGTCTTCGTAACCTGGAGGGATATTTTGCGTCTCGTATCAAACGATTCCTAG
- a CDS encoding 1-deoxy-D-xylulose-5-phosphate reductoisomerase, translating into MPADAAIDTGQGPVRVTVLGATGSIGQSLADLLERNPDRFDVIALVANRNADALADMAIKLNASIAVLAENENYQLLADRLSGTGIRAASGQAAIAEAVDLEADLVVGAIVGAAGLAPTFRAIKPGRRIALANKECLVCAGDLFVDRVREAGAELLPVDSEHNAIFQVFEKDQADQIEKVILTASGGPFRTWPIEKMKSVTPAQALRHPNWDMGSRITIDSATMMNKGFEVIEAAHLFPVANDQLDVLVHPQSTVHGLVQYKDGSLLAQLGSPDMRTPIAHCLSFPKRMPVPVKRLDLAELGTLTFEAPDAVRFPCLGLALQALDAGGGAPAALNAADEVAVQAFLNGRIGFLDIPAAIEAVLEHLSASDLLKPSKCVEDVLNLDSEARQKTLEWVESRTSWH; encoded by the coding sequence ATGCCGGCTGACGCCGCAATCGATACCGGGCAGGGCCCGGTCAGGGTTACCGTTCTGGGGGCGACGGGGTCGATCGGTCAAAGTCTCGCCGATCTTCTTGAAAGAAATCCCGATCGTTTTGACGTCATTGCACTTGTGGCCAATCGGAATGCGGATGCGCTCGCCGACATGGCGATCAAACTCAATGCGTCGATTGCAGTTCTGGCGGAAAACGAAAACTACCAGTTGCTCGCTGATCGACTGAGTGGAACAGGCATCCGGGCCGCGAGCGGGCAGGCCGCGATCGCGGAAGCCGTGGATCTGGAGGCGGATCTGGTTGTCGGTGCGATCGTGGGTGCCGCGGGGCTGGCACCGACATTCAGGGCCATCAAGCCGGGGCGCCGCATTGCGCTCGCCAACAAGGAATGCCTTGTGTGTGCCGGTGATCTGTTCGTGGATCGGGTTCGCGAGGCTGGAGCGGAACTTCTACCGGTCGACAGTGAGCACAATGCGATTTTTCAGGTGTTCGAGAAAGACCAGGCTGATCAGATCGAAAAGGTCATCCTCACGGCGTCAGGCGGTCCGTTCAGAACCTGGCCTATCGAGAAGATGAAATCCGTCACTCCGGCACAGGCCCTCAGGCACCCGAACTGGGATATGGGTTCACGGATTACGATCGACAGTGCAACCATGATGAACAAAGGGTTTGAAGTCATTGAGGCTGCGCATCTTTTCCCCGTTGCAAATGATCAGCTCGATGTTCTTGTTCACCCGCAGTCGACGGTTCACGGGCTCGTGCAGTACAAAGACGGCTCGCTTCTTGCGCAACTGGGTAGCCCGGACATGCGGACACCGATCGCACACTGCCTGTCCTTCCCCAAGCGCATGCCCGTACCGGTCAAGCGATTGGACCTGGCGGAGCTTGGAACGCTGACCTTCGAAGCTCCTGACGCGGTCAGATTTCCCTGCCTGGGTCTTGCGCTTCAGGCACTGGATGCGGGTGGCGGCGCGCCGGCTGCGCTCAATGCGGCGGACGAGGTCGCGGTTCAGGCCTTTTTGAATGGCCGTATCGGGTTCCTGGATATTCCAGCGGCAATCGAAGCCGTTCTCGAACATTTGTCCGCTTCAGACCTGCTCAAACCTTCAAAATGTGTTGAAGACGTACTCAACCTGGATTCCGAAGCGCGGCAAAAGACCTTAGAGTGGGTCGAGAGCCGGACGTCATGGCATTGA
- a CDS encoding phosphatidate cytidylyltransferase: protein MSDLRLRLVSAVILGPLVLLITFWGGLAFAILVLVAALLFLWEWMSITGTRDALLPAALSFLTLPALTVFQVIGLPEISLIVLVAGSASVFLCAGGGQTGRWGAEGVLFSGLALFSLLAIRSGSDGLLFAFFLMFVVWATDIFAYFTGRAFGGPKLWERISPKKTWSGALGGLVFATVFGTAVAALANAQGLLGWAGVAIVLSVISQAGDLLESAIKRRFDVKDSGQLIPGHGGIMDRIDGLVAAAIFAVLIGVLLGGPLSDPVAGLGLG, encoded by the coding sequence ATGTCCGACTTGCGGTTGCGGCTTGTTTCTGCCGTGATCCTGGGACCGCTGGTGCTGTTGATAACCTTCTGGGGCGGGCTTGCCTTTGCGATCCTCGTCCTTGTTGCAGCCTTGCTGTTCCTGTGGGAATGGATGTCGATCACCGGGACACGTGATGCCTTGCTTCCGGCCGCGCTGAGTTTTCTGACGCTTCCCGCGCTGACCGTTTTCCAGGTCATCGGCCTCCCGGAAATCTCCCTCATCGTCCTGGTCGCAGGATCCGCCTCCGTGTTTCTTTGTGCAGGCGGCGGACAGACAGGCCGCTGGGGGGCGGAAGGCGTGCTGTTCAGCGGTCTCGCCCTGTTTTCGCTCCTCGCAATTCGCTCGGGGAGCGACGGACTGCTGTTCGCTTTTTTCCTCATGTTCGTCGTCTGGGCAACCGACATCTTCGCCTATTTCACCGGACGGGCGTTTGGGGGGCCGAAACTCTGGGAGCGTATTTCTCCGAAAAAGACATGGTCGGGTGCGCTTGGCGGATTGGTCTTCGCGACCGTTTTCGGTACGGCGGTGGCTGCGCTTGCGAATGCGCAGGGGCTGCTGGGCTGGGCCGGCGTCGCGATCGTTCTGTCCGTCATCTCGCAGGCGGGGGATCTGCTCGAGTCGGCAATCAAACGCCGGTTCGACGTCAAGGATTCCGGTCAGTTGATTCCCGGTCACGGCGGCATCATGGATCGGATCGACGGCCTCGTTGCTGCCGCGATCTTTGCCGTTCTCATCGGAGTTCTGCTCGGCGGCCCACTTTCAGATCCTGTCGCGGGCCTTGGACTTGGATAA
- a CDS encoding isoprenyl transferase has product MSVSPNPQAPAESRSIGNLPKHVAFIMDGNGRWATARGLPRTEGHRQGLEALRRTIRHAGNIGIRIVTIYSFSSENWNRPATEVSFLMGLLKRFVQRDLSELHEANVRIRVIGGRSDLEPGILALLEEAEDLTRKNTGLDLVVAFNYGARDEIVRAAQHLAQRVKDGDLRVEDLSEDLVSQALDTGGLPDPDLIIRTSGEIRLSNFLLWQAAYSEFYFCDLNWPDFDEAALDEALSCYCNRERRYGGVDAKAL; this is encoded by the coding sequence ATGAGCGTCAGCCCGAACCCGCAAGCACCGGCGGAAAGCAGATCGATCGGCAATTTGCCCAAACATGTTGCCTTCATCATGGATGGCAACGGACGTTGGGCGACGGCACGTGGCCTGCCGCGGACGGAGGGGCATCGCCAGGGCTTGGAAGCGCTCAGAAGGACGATCCGGCACGCCGGGAATATCGGTATCAGGATCGTGACGATCTACAGCTTCTCCTCCGAGAACTGGAATCGGCCGGCAACCGAGGTTTCGTTCCTGATGGGTTTGCTTAAGCGCTTTGTTCAGCGCGACCTCAGTGAACTGCACGAGGCGAATGTGCGTATTCGCGTGATCGGCGGACGCAGTGATCTGGAACCTGGCATTCTGGCATTGCTGGAGGAGGCCGAGGACCTGACGCGCAAGAACACCGGACTGGATCTGGTGGTCGCGTTCAACTACGGCGCGCGTGATGAAATCGTCAGGGCCGCGCAGCACCTCGCGCAGCGCGTCAAAGACGGCGACTTGCGGGTCGAAGACCTTTCAGAGGACCTTGTTTCACAGGCTCTGGATACCGGCGGCCTGCCGGACCCGGATCTTATCATCCGGACCAGCGGCGAAATACGTCTTTCCAATTTTCTTCTCTGGCAGGCTGCGTATTCCGAATTTTACTTCTGTGACCTGAACTGGCCGGATTTCGACGAAGCCGCGCTCGATGAGGCCCTCAGCTGTTATTGCAATCGCGAGAGGCGCTATGGCGGGGTCGATGCCAAAGCGCTCTGA
- the frr gene encoding ribosome recycling factor: protein MSVEGVDLDDLKRRMQGALSVLKTDFAGLRTGRASASMMDPVSVDAYGQAMPINQVATVSVPEPRMVAVQVWDKSMVAAVEKAIRESNLGLNPVVDGQLLRLPIPELNQERRQELIKVAHKYAEQAKVAIRHVRRDGMDDAKKAEKDGDISQDDSRVASDEVQKLTDQMIGEVDSMLERKEQEISQV, encoded by the coding sequence ATGTCGGTAGAAGGTGTCGATCTGGACGATTTGAAGCGCCGCATGCAAGGCGCGCTCTCGGTGCTGAAAACCGATTTTGCAGGCCTTCGTACCGGTCGCGCATCCGCGTCCATGATGGACCCGGTGTCCGTCGACGCCTACGGCCAGGCCATGCCGATCAACCAGGTTGCTACCGTGTCCGTACCGGAGCCGCGTATGGTCGCGGTGCAGGTCTGGGACAAAAGCATGGTCGCCGCCGTCGAGAAGGCGATCCGGGAATCAAATCTCGGCCTGAATCCGGTGGTTGACGGGCAGTTACTCCGCCTGCCGATTCCAGAACTCAACCAGGAGCGGCGCCAGGAACTCATCAAGGTTGCGCACAAGTATGCCGAACAGGCGAAAGTCGCCATCAGACACGTGCGCCGTGATGGGATGGATGACGCCAAGAAAGCCGAGAAAGACGGTGATATCTCCCAGGATGACAGCAGGGTCGCGTCGGACGAAGTGCAGAAGCTGACCGATCAGATGATTGGCGAAGTCGACAGCATGCTGGAGCGAAAAGAACAGGAAATTTCGCAGGTCTAG
- the pyrH gene encoding UMP kinase, producing MTNSLRWKRILLKLSGEALMGSQAFGIDPAIVQRIAKEIADAVALGAQVGVVVGGGNIFRGVAVAAKGGNRVTGDHMGMLATIMNSLTLADALRRLKVNARVLSAVAVPSICETFSQRVADRYMEDGDVIIFAGGTGNPFFTTDSGAALRAAEMKCDAFLKGTQVDGVYSDDPKENPDAERYATLGYEEVITRNLKVMDTTAIALARDNSIPVIVFSIHTPGALVSVLQETGTYTVVGD from the coding sequence ATGACGAATTCTTTGCGTTGGAAACGGATCCTTCTGAAACTCTCCGGTGAGGCCCTGATGGGATCGCAGGCTTTTGGAATTGACCCGGCCATTGTGCAAAGGATCGCGAAGGAAATTGCCGACGCCGTGGCTCTCGGAGCCCAGGTCGGCGTTGTCGTCGGTGGCGGTAACATCTTCCGCGGCGTTGCCGTTGCAGCGAAAGGCGGCAACCGGGTCACGGGTGACCACATGGGGATGCTCGCGACCATCATGAACAGCCTGACCCTGGCCGATGCCTTGCGGCGCTTGAAGGTCAACGCCCGCGTCCTGTCGGCCGTTGCGGTTCCGTCGATCTGCGAGACGTTTTCGCAGCGCGTTGCCGACCGCTACATGGAAGACGGCGATGTGATCATCTTCGCAGGCGGAACGGGAAACCCGTTTTTCACCACGGACAGCGGCGCGGCCCTGCGCGCAGCGGAGATGAAGTGCGACGCCTTTCTGAAAGGGACCCAGGTCGACGGCGTCTATTCGGACGATCCCAAGGAGAACCCCGACGCCGAAAGGTATGCGACCCTCGGGTATGAAGAGGTCATCACGCGCAATCTGAAGGTCATGGACACAACGGCCATTGCACTGGCGCGCGACAACTCCATTCCTGTCATCGTATTTTCAATCCATACTCCAGGTGCGCTGGTGAGCGTGCTTCAGGAAACAGGCACTTATACAGTCGTGGGCGACTGA
- the tsf gene encoding translation elongation factor Ts, with amino-acid sequence MSITAAMVKELREKSGAGMMDCKTALNESGGDMEAAVDWLRTKGLAKAAKKAGRVAAEGLVGVATDGTKAAVIELNSETDFVARNEGFQELVAKVAKVATSTDGSVEALAAADLDGKSVADAITDAIATIGENMTLRRSALLAVNEGVVSTYVHGKVAEGLGKIGVLVALESSADAAKLDGLGRQIAMHVAATSPLALNTEALDPAVVEREKTVFSEQARESGKPDNIIEKMVEGRLRKFYEEVTLVKQAFVINPDQTVEQAVEALAKELGTEVKLTGFVRLALGEGIEKEEQDFAAEVAAATGQ; translated from the coding sequence ATGAGCATTACCGCTGCGATGGTAAAAGAGCTCCGTGAGAAATCCGGCGCTGGCATGATGGACTGCAAGACCGCTTTGAATGAATCTGGCGGTGACATGGAGGCGGCTGTCGACTGGCTGCGCACCAAGGGCCTCGCAAAGGCCGCGAAGAAAGCCGGACGCGTTGCCGCTGAAGGTCTTGTTGGTGTTGCAACCGACGGCACCAAGGCTGCCGTAATCGAGCTGAACTCCGAGACGGACTTTGTTGCGCGCAACGAGGGCTTCCAGGAACTGGTCGCCAAAGTTGCCAAGGTTGCGACATCGACCGACGGTTCGGTAGAGGCGCTGGCCGCTGCCGATCTGGACGGCAAGTCGGTTGCCGACGCGATCACCGACGCGATCGCGACCATCGGCGAAAACATGACGCTGCGCCGTTCCGCACTGCTTGCGGTCAACGAAGGTGTCGTTTCGACCTATGTCCACGGCAAGGTTGCCGAAGGACTTGGCAAGATCGGTGTGCTCGTCGCGCTGGAATCGTCTGCAGATGCTGCAAAGCTCGATGGCCTCGGCCGTCAGATCGCGATGCACGTGGCGGCGACAAGCCCGCTTGCCCTGAACACGGAAGCGCTGGATCCCGCTGTCGTCGAACGTGAAAAGACCGTTTTTTCCGAGCAGGCGCGCGAGTCCGGCAAGCCTGACAACATCATCGAAAAGATGGTGGAAGGACGTTTGCGCAAATTCTACGAGGAAGTTACCCTCGTGAAACAGGCCTTTGTCATCAACCCGGATCAGACGGTTGAACAGGCTGTAGAGGCGCTTGCGAAAGAACTCGGGACCGAAGTCAAGCTTACCGGTTTCGTCCGTCTTGCCCTGGGTGAGGGGATCGAGAAGGAAGAGCAGGACTTCGCCGCGGAGGTGGCGGCAGCCACCGGGCAATAA
- the rpsB gene encoding 30S ribosomal protein S2: MALPDFTMRQLLEAGVHFGHQKHRWNPRMGQYIFGVRNDVHIMDLSQTVPLLHQALKAVSDTVAGGGRVLIVGTKRQAQEAVASSARNSAQYFVNARWLGGMLTNWKTISQSIQRLRKLEETLSSDAANALTKKERLFMDREREKLERNLGGIKDMGGIPDLIFVVDTNREAIAIQEARRLGIPVAAILDSNSNPDGITYPVPGNDDAGRAISLYCDLIARAAIDGISRAQGAAGMDLGEAEEAPVEEVLVEAAEEAAPAEEAPAAEEAPVAEAAPVADEAPAEDATAAAQA, encoded by the coding sequence ATGGCTTTGCCCGATTTCACCATGCGTCAGCTGCTCGAAGCCGGCGTTCACTTTGGTCACCAGAAACACCGTTGGAACCCGCGTATGGGCCAGTACATCTTTGGTGTACGTAACGATGTTCATATCATGGATCTGTCGCAGACGGTACCTCTCTTGCACCAGGCGCTGAAAGCTGTTTCGGACACGGTTGCCGGCGGTGGCCGCGTGCTGATCGTCGGTACCAAGCGTCAGGCGCAGGAAGCGGTCGCTTCTTCTGCCCGCAATTCCGCGCAGTATTTCGTCAACGCCCGTTGGCTCGGCGGCATGCTCACGAACTGGAAGACCATCTCCCAGTCCATTCAGCGTCTGCGCAAACTGGAAGAAACGCTGTCTTCGGATGCGGCAAACGCCCTGACGAAGAAAGAGCGCCTGTTCATGGACCGCGAGCGCGAGAAGCTCGAGCGGAACCTGGGCGGCATCAAGGACATGGGCGGTATTCCGGACCTTATCTTCGTGGTCGACACGAACCGTGAGGCAATCGCCATCCAGGAAGCGCGCCGTCTCGGCATTCCCGTTGCCGCGATCCTCGATTCCAATTCCAATCCGGATGGCATCACCTATCCGGTGCCGGGCAACGACGATGCGGGCCGTGCCATTTCGCTTTACTGCGATCTGATCGCGCGTGCTGCAATCGACGGGATCTCCCGGGCACAGGGTGCTGCCGGTATGGACCTCGGCGAGGCGGAAGAAGCGCCGGTTGAAGAGGTTCTGGTCGAGGCCGCGGAAGAAGCTGCACCTGCTGAAGAAGCCCCGGCTGCTGAAGAAGCTCCGGTAGCAGAAGCAGCGCCGGTCGCTGACGAAGCTCCGGCTGAAGACGCGACGGCTGCGGCGCAAGCCTGA